A genome region from Anaerohalosphaeraceae bacterium includes the following:
- a CDS encoding glycoside hydrolase family 3 N-terminal domain-containing protein has protein sequence MKTASKSKPSYLNPSLPVEKRVQDLLSRMTLEEKVAQMLCVWNEKKTTLLNEKGEFDPEKAKAGYREGFGLGQVGRPSDAGGGTTPRQTAELTNAIQKFFIENSRLGIPVFFHEECLHGHAAPEATSFPQPIGLASTFDPELAERLYAMTAYEARVRGTHQALTPVVDVARDPRWGRVEETFGEDPYLAACMGAAAVRGFQGDRNFKDKKHLIATLKHFAAHGQPESGTNCAPVNVSMRILREVFLYPFKKCVEAGVVSVMASYNEIDGVPSHANRWLLREVLRKEWGFKGYVVSDYYAVRELYDRPGLFGHHVAASQKDAAVLAAKAGVNIELPEPDCYPHLVAAVREGLIEESVLDELIAPMLEWKFRMGLFEDPYVDPDEAEKVVGCQAHAQLALEAARKTITLLKNEGGLAPLDLKKIRTIAVIGPNADRVLLGGYSSTPKHFVTVLQGIRDYVGRQADVLYHEGCKITVGGSWAQDEVVLSDPAEDRKSIAEAVQVARRADVVILAVGGNEQTSREAYEKNHLGDRASLEMVGLQDELVNALAETGKPIIALLFNGRPLSVRNLAAKVPVIFECWYLGQEAGRAAAEVLFGQVNPSGKLPITFPRSVGHIPAYYNYKPSARRGYLFDEISPLFAFGYGLSYTTFRFENLRLEKSTIRPDQSTRVLVDVTNTGKRAGDEVVQMYIRDCVSSVTRPVKELKGFKRITLQPGQTQTVALPIEPEHLAFYDIQMNYTVEPGEFEIMVGSSSRDEDLQKVILTVQK, from the coding sequence ATGAAAACCGCATCCAAGAGCAAACCCTCTTATCTAAATCCCTCTCTTCCTGTGGAAAAACGGGTTCAAGACCTTCTCTCGCGAATGACCCTCGAAGAAAAAGTGGCCCAGATGCTTTGCGTCTGGAATGAGAAAAAAACTACTCTGCTGAACGAAAAAGGGGAATTTGACCCGGAGAAGGCCAAAGCCGGTTATCGAGAAGGTTTTGGTCTGGGCCAGGTCGGACGTCCGAGCGATGCCGGAGGCGGAACAACCCCGCGGCAGACCGCGGAGCTGACCAACGCCATCCAGAAATTTTTCATCGAGAACAGCCGGTTGGGGATTCCGGTGTTTTTCCATGAAGAATGTCTGCACGGGCATGCGGCACCGGAAGCCACCAGTTTTCCGCAGCCGATCGGGCTGGCGTCCACGTTTGACCCGGAACTGGCCGAGCGGCTGTATGCAATGACGGCGTATGAAGCCCGGGTGCGGGGAACGCATCAGGCCCTCACTCCGGTGGTGGATGTGGCACGAGACCCGCGCTGGGGACGCGTGGAGGAAACCTTCGGGGAAGACCCTTATCTGGCGGCGTGTATGGGGGCGGCGGCGGTGCGGGGATTTCAGGGCGACCGAAACTTCAAGGACAAAAAACATCTGATTGCCACACTCAAGCACTTCGCCGCCCACGGCCAGCCGGAGTCGGGCACCAACTGCGCACCGGTCAATGTCTCAATGCGCATCCTGCGGGAGGTGTTTTTGTACCCGTTCAAAAAATGCGTAGAGGCGGGGGTTGTGAGCGTGATGGCCTCCTACAACGAAATCGACGGCGTGCCCTCTCACGCCAACCGATGGCTGCTGCGGGAGGTGCTGCGGAAAGAATGGGGATTTAAAGGATATGTGGTTTCCGACTATTACGCCGTTCGGGAACTGTATGACCGCCCCGGACTCTTCGGTCATCATGTAGCAGCCAGTCAAAAAGATGCCGCGGTGCTGGCGGCCAAAGCGGGCGTCAATATCGAACTGCCGGAGCCGGACTGCTATCCGCATCTGGTTGCAGCGGTCCGCGAAGGGCTGATTGAGGAATCGGTGCTGGATGAGCTGATTGCCCCGATGCTCGAATGGAAGTTTCGGATGGGACTTTTTGAAGACCCGTACGTGGACCCGGACGAAGCCGAAAAAGTCGTGGGGTGCCAGGCCCATGCGCAGCTGGCCCTGGAGGCGGCCCGCAAGACGATTACACTCCTGAAAAACGAAGGCGGCCTTGCTCCGCTGGATTTAAAGAAAATCCGGACGATTGCCGTCATCGGGCCGAATGCGGACCGCGTTCTGTTGGGCGGATACAGCAGCACACCCAAACATTTTGTTACGGTTCTGCAGGGCATCCGGGACTATGTCGGCCGACAGGCCGATGTGCTCTATCACGAAGGATGCAAGATTACAGTCGGCGGGTCCTGGGCGCAGGACGAAGTGGTGCTCAGCGACCCGGCCGAAGACCGCAAGTCAATTGCCGAGGCGGTCCAGGTCGCCCGGCGTGCCGATGTCGTCATTTTGGCCGTCGGCGGCAATGAGCAGACCTCCCGCGAGGCCTATGAAAAGAACCATCTGGGCGACCGGGCCAGTCTGGAGATGGTCGGTCTGCAGGATGAGCTGGTTAACGCACTGGCGGAAACCGGCAAGCCCATCATCGCCCTGCTGTTCAACGGCCGGCCGTTGTCCGTCCGCAATCTGGCCGCCAAGGTGCCGGTGATTTTTGAGTGCTGGTATCTGGGGCAGGAGGCCGGCCGGGCCGCTGCCGAAGTCCTGTTCGGACAGGTCAATCCGAGCGGAAAACTGCCGATTACGTTTCCGCGGTCGGTAGGACATATTCCGGCCTACTACAACTACAAGCCGTCCGCCCGCCGCGGGTATCTGTTCGATGAAATCAGCCCGCTGTTTGCGTTCGGCTACGGGCTCAGCTATACGACATTCCGATTCGAGAATCTGCGTCTGGAGAAAAGCACCATTCGGCCCGACCAGTCCACGCGTGTTCTGGTTGATGTGACCAACACCGGCAAACGTGCCGGAGACGAAGTCGTCCAGATGTACATCCGGGACTGCGTCAGTTCCGTCACGCGGCCGGTCAAGGAGCTGAAAGGATTCAAACGCATTACCCTGCAGCCTGGACAGACCCAAACCGTCGCCCTGCCGATTGAGCCGGAGCATCTGGCGTTTTACGACATCCAGATGAACTACACGGTTGAACCGGGCGAGTTTGAAATCATGGTGGGCAGCTCCTCCCGAGATGAAGACCTGCAGAAGGTAATTCTGACGGTTCAGAAATAA
- a CDS encoding endo-1,4-beta-xylanase: MKQVKWGILFAAAILFVQTGRSAEKEEPALKDVFEGRFRVGASLNADQIHGKIPSETALVVKHFNTITAENAMKWESIHPKPEEYTFETADAFVEFGQKSKMFIVGHTLVWHSQTPRWVFQNAEGGPAGRQMLLQRMKEHIETVVGRYKGRVHAWDVVNEAIEADGSLRKSPWLQIIGPDYIARAFEFAHAADPEAELYYNDYDEWKPGKRQAIVSLVNELREKGIRIDGIGMQGHWGLDYPELEEAEKSIETFAALGLKVMITELDVTVLPHASRQTGADISQNYELRKELNPWPDGLPDEMQEKLAKRYADIFALFCKHADKIDRVTFWNVHDGNSWRNNWPVRGRSDYPLLFDRQGKPKPAFYAVVKAAEERK, translated from the coding sequence ATGAAGCAGGTGAAATGGGGTATTCTTTTTGCGGCAGCGATTCTGTTTGTTCAAACCGGCCGTTCTGCGGAAAAGGAAGAGCCGGCCCTCAAAGATGTTTTTGAAGGCCGATTCCGGGTGGGTGCGTCTCTGAATGCGGACCAGATACACGGGAAGATCCCATCGGAAACAGCGCTGGTGGTCAAACACTTCAATACGATTACGGCAGAAAACGCGATGAAATGGGAAAGCATTCATCCGAAACCGGAGGAATACACATTCGAGACGGCGGATGCGTTTGTGGAGTTTGGGCAGAAAAGCAAGATGTTTATTGTGGGCCATACCCTCGTCTGGCACAGCCAGACCCCGCGATGGGTCTTTCAAAACGCCGAAGGCGGTCCGGCGGGCAGACAGATGCTCCTGCAGCGGATGAAGGAGCATATCGAAACCGTAGTCGGCCGCTACAAAGGCCGTGTCCACGCCTGGGATGTGGTCAATGAGGCCATCGAGGCGGACGGCAGTCTGCGCAAGAGCCCGTGGCTGCAAATCATCGGCCCGGATTATATCGCCAGGGCCTTCGAGTTTGCCCATGCCGCCGACCCGGAGGCGGAACTGTATTACAATGATTATGACGAGTGGAAGCCCGGCAAGCGGCAAGCCATCGTCAGTCTGGTCAATGAACTGCGGGAGAAAGGAATTCGGATCGACGGGATCGGGATGCAGGGGCATTGGGGGCTGGATTATCCGGAGCTGGAAGAAGCCGAGAAAAGCATCGAAACCTTTGCCGCCCTCGGACTGAAGGTGATGATTACGGAATTGGATGTGACGGTACTCCCGCACGCCAGCCGACAAACCGGAGCGGATATTTCCCAGAATTACGAACTCCGCAAAGAACTGAACCCGTGGCCGGACGGTCTGCCCGATGAAATGCAGGAAAAACTGGCCAAACGGTATGCAGATATTTTCGCCCTGTTCTGCAAACACGCGGACAAAATCGACCGGGTGACCTTCTGGAACGTCCATGACGGCAACTCCTGGAGAAACAACTGGCCGGTGCGCGGACGGTCCGATTATCCGCTTCTGTTTGACCGGCAGGGAAAACCCAAGCCGGCCTTTTACGCTGTCGTAAAGGCGGCCGAGGAGCGCAAATAA
- a CDS encoding MFS transporter — protein sequence MENGVKKLSIGEKIGYGLGDAASNLFFQIFIIYLSYFYTDVFGIPAAALGTMMLVTRIWDAVNDPIMGMIADRTNSRWGKFRPWLLWCAVPFGVLGVLMFTTPNLGPTGKLIWAYVTYTAMTMIYTAINVPYSALMGVITPDSMDRTVVSSFRFALAFVGTFSVQLLLTRMVRFFGQGNETVGWQWAAVVFSCAAVLLFLVTFTTTRERVQPPKGKNPILRDLKDLLTNLPWLLIGGATVFQLAFIVMRGSCIPYFFKYYIQDREISLFGMTKIIPHDDLSSYYLMAGTVFTLAGAVLSKWFSLRLGKPQAYLFFLTLCGLSTAAVYFLDRDNLGLLLVLQLIASFSVGPVSVLQWAIYTDTADYSEWKNGRRATALIMAASLFALKMGVAIGGALLAWILAAYGYNAENAEQTPTALTGIRMSMSLYPSVFAFLGAALMLFYPLSNQRMKQIESDLIARRKQYESRSIQ from the coding sequence ATGGAAAATGGAGTGAAAAAACTTTCAATCGGTGAGAAAATCGGCTACGGTCTGGGCGATGCGGCTTCCAACCTTTTTTTCCAGATTTTCATCATTTATCTATCCTATTTTTATACAGACGTCTTCGGGATTCCCGCGGCGGCGCTGGGAACAATGATGCTGGTGACTCGAATCTGGGACGCCGTGAATGACCCGATTATGGGGATGATTGCCGACCGGACGAATTCGCGATGGGGAAAATTCCGCCCGTGGCTGCTCTGGTGTGCGGTGCCGTTCGGGGTGCTGGGGGTATTGATGTTTACCACGCCGAATCTGGGACCGACGGGCAAACTGATTTGGGCATATGTAACCTATACGGCAATGACGATGATTTATACAGCCATCAATGTGCCGTACTCCGCTCTGATGGGGGTCATCACGCCGGACTCAATGGACCGCACGGTGGTGTCCTCCTTCCGGTTTGCCCTGGCCTTTGTGGGCACCTTCAGCGTTCAGCTGCTTCTGACAAGGATGGTGCGGTTCTTCGGCCAAGGCAATGAAACCGTCGGATGGCAATGGGCGGCGGTCGTTTTCTCCTGCGCAGCCGTCCTTTTATTCCTGGTCACCTTCACCACAACGCGGGAACGAGTGCAGCCGCCCAAAGGGAAAAATCCGATTCTTCGTGATTTAAAAGATTTGCTGACCAATCTCCCCTGGCTCCTGATCGGCGGAGCAACCGTCTTTCAGCTGGCCTTTATCGTCATGCGCGGCAGCTGCATACCCTACTTCTTTAAATACTATATTCAGGACAGAGAAATCAGTCTGTTCGGAATGACCAAAATCATTCCCCATGACGACCTGTCTTCTTACTACCTGATGGCCGGCACGGTATTCACGCTGGCGGGGGCGGTCCTGTCCAAATGGTTCAGCCTGCGGCTGGGCAAACCGCAGGCCTATTTATTCTTTTTAACCCTCTGCGGTCTGTCCACAGCCGCCGTTTATTTTCTGGATCGGGATAACCTCGGTCTGCTGCTGGTCCTGCAGCTGATTGCCTCCTTTTCCGTCGGACCGGTCTCCGTTCTGCAATGGGCGATTTATACGGATACCGCCGATTATTCGGAGTGGAAGAACGGCCGGCGTGCGACGGCTTTGATTATGGCCGCCTCGCTTTTTGCCTTGAAGATGGGAGTAGCTATCGGCGGAGCCCTGCTGGCCTGGATTCTGGCGGCCTACGGGTACAACGCAGAAAATGCGGAACAAACCCCGACAGCCCTGACAGGCATTCGGATGAGCATGAGTCTTTATCCGTCGGTTTTCGCCTTTCTTGGGGCAGCCCTGATGCTCTTTTACCCGCTGAGCAACCAGCGGATGAAGCAGATTGAAAGCGACCTGATCGCACGTCGAAAACAATATGAAAGCCGATCGATTCAGTAA
- a CDS encoding alpha-glucuronidase family glycosyl hydrolase yields MFWLAVIGWMLTASCSRADDGSRLWLRYDPLEEPLRTQYQQRVRELVIPSTDVFGAVREELLEGLGGLLGEKPSVRESVSQNGAVWIGTAQTLRTDSCPVDLSELQELGEEGFLIRSVKIDSKDVIVIAGNTERGALYGGFCFLRLLQTGRPIDNLSIREKPRIARRLLNHWDNLDGSVERGYAGRSIWKWQDLPERIDPRYKVYARANASIGINGAVLNNVNAQPQILSEAYLKKTAAIAQVLRPYGIRVYLSVKFTSPMELGGLGTCDPLEPAVRDWWKEKAKEIYALIPDFGGFLVKAYSEGQPGPQMYGRTHADGANLLAEALAPFHGIVMWRSFVYDLTIDEDRAKCAYLEFVPLDGQFAPNVLVQTKNGPVDFQPREPFNPLFGAMPKTPLMLELQITQEYTGQAKHLVYLGPQWKEVLEADTYAYGPGTTVGRIVDGSAEGHTLSGIAGVSGIGTDANWTGHPFSQANWYAFGRLAWDYTLSAETIAREWIQMTLTRGPKAVNVIAEMMAGSWEACVDYMTPLGLAHLMAEGHHYGPAPDYVHPVRHDWSSTYYHRASKTGIGFDRSSKGSNAVSQYHPPLRELLDDPKTCPEKYLLWFHHLPWDRRMSSGRTLWEEMQARYQRGVEYVERMQRTWKTLEGKIDRTIFDEVNRRLALQADNARQWRDVCLNYFGQFPDASIEKKNAQQ; encoded by the coding sequence GTGTTTTGGCTTGCAGTCATCGGATGGATGCTGACAGCCTCCTGCAGCCGGGCGGACGACGGCAGCCGATTGTGGCTGCGGTATGACCCGCTCGAGGAGCCGCTGCGCACTCAATATCAGCAGCGGGTTCGGGAACTGGTGATTCCTTCGACCGATGTGTTCGGTGCCGTTCGGGAGGAACTGCTGGAGGGGTTGGGAGGGCTGCTGGGAGAAAAACCGTCTGTTCGTGAATCTGTTTCGCAAAACGGGGCTGTATGGATAGGGACGGCTCAAACGCTCCGGACGGATTCCTGCCCTGTCGATTTGTCCGAATTGCAGGAACTGGGGGAGGAAGGGTTCCTTATCCGTTCCGTCAAAATAGACTCCAAGGATGTGATTGTGATTGCGGGCAATACGGAACGAGGCGCTTTATACGGGGGGTTTTGTTTTCTGCGGCTTCTGCAGACCGGCCGGCCGATTGACAATCTGTCTATCCGGGAAAAACCGCGGATAGCCCGCCGCCTTCTGAATCACTGGGACAATCTGGACGGCAGCGTCGAGCGCGGCTACGCCGGACGCTCTATCTGGAAATGGCAGGACCTTCCGGAACGGATAGACCCGCGGTACAAGGTGTATGCCAGAGCCAACGCCTCTATCGGGATTAACGGGGCCGTACTGAACAACGTGAACGCTCAGCCGCAAATTTTGTCTGAAGCATATCTGAAAAAAACGGCGGCGATTGCCCAGGTGCTCCGTCCGTACGGCATCCGAGTCTATTTGAGCGTCAAGTTTACCTCTCCGATGGAACTGGGAGGGCTTGGAACGTGCGACCCGCTGGAGCCGGCTGTACGGGACTGGTGGAAGGAAAAAGCCAAAGAAATCTATGCCCTGATTCCGGACTTTGGAGGATTCCTGGTCAAGGCGTATTCAGAAGGACAGCCCGGACCGCAGATGTACGGGCGAACCCATGCGGACGGTGCCAATCTGCTTGCGGAGGCGCTGGCACCGTTCCATGGGATTGTGATGTGGCGCTCGTTTGTGTACGACCTGACGATTGATGAAGACCGGGCCAAATGCGCGTATCTGGAGTTTGTGCCGCTGGACGGACAATTTGCTCCGAATGTGCTGGTCCAGACCAAGAACGGTCCCGTGGATTTCCAGCCGCGCGAGCCATTTAACCCGCTTTTTGGAGCGATGCCGAAAACGCCGCTGATGCTTGAACTTCAGATTACGCAGGAATACACAGGCCAGGCCAAGCATCTGGTCTATCTGGGGCCGCAGTGGAAAGAGGTTCTGGAGGCCGACACCTATGCCTACGGTCCGGGAACCACAGTCGGCAGGATTGTGGACGGCTCGGCGGAGGGACATACGCTCAGCGGAATCGCCGGCGTGTCGGGCATCGGGACGGATGCCAACTGGACGGGACATCCCTTCTCGCAGGCCAACTGGTATGCGTTCGGCCGGCTGGCCTGGGATTATACGCTCTCGGCGGAGACAATCGCCCGGGAGTGGATCCAGATGACCCTGACGCGCGGCCCAAAGGCGGTCAACGTCATTGCTGAAATGATGGCGGGCTCGTGGGAGGCCTGTGTGGATTATATGACGCCGCTGGGACTGGCACACCTGATGGCGGAAGGCCACCACTACGGACCGGCCCCCGATTACGTGCATCCCGTGCGGCATGACTGGAGCTCCACCTATTATCACCGGGCCTCCAAAACCGGAATCGGTTTTGACCGAAGCTCCAAAGGAAGCAATGCCGTCAGCCAATATCATCCGCCGCTGCGGGAACTCCTCGATGACCCGAAAACCTGTCCGGAAAAATATCTGCTGTGGTTTCATCATCTGCCCTGGGACCGGCGGATGAGTTCCGGACGGACGCTCTGGGAGGAGATGCAGGCCCGCTATCAGCGCGGTGTGGAATACGTGGAACGGATGCAGCGGACCTGGAAAACGCTGGAAGGCAAAATCGACCGGACGATTTTCGATGAAGTGAACCGCCGGCTGGCCCTGCAGGCAGACAACGCCCGGCAGTGGCGGGATGTCTGCTTAAACTATTTCGGACAATTTCCAGACGCATCCATTGAAAAAAAGAACGCACAACAGTAA
- a CDS encoding prepilin-type N-terminal cleavage/methylation domain-containing protein, which produces MKTKKAFTLIELLVVIAIIGLLLAIIVPALRRAKEYGMRVLCSNNLKSIGTANQVYANEYKGAYVPLCYKTSPTSAWRVDWIRNDGFRAILDVESLRSSEEPRYYGIPRKLMCPADKISKNLANVSSQGVLTSYAMNSTEWGGFDYINNPSYNLYIGHTIRTMTLPAERLAFIDGIDWWTHWYSADPARGWNLAGQLSIDEYKSQYNLHGPVIYRHSEGANVAFYDGHVESFRKEDLFVREDYEKKPQRPGMWVMNLPLFYERNPGSK; this is translated from the coding sequence ATGAAAACCAAAAAGGCCTTTACATTAATTGAGCTGCTGGTGGTCATTGCCATCATCGGACTGCTGCTGGCCATCATAGTGCCTGCCCTCCGGCGAGCGAAAGAGTACGGGATGCGTGTTCTGTGCAGCAACAACCTGAAATCCATCGGGACGGCCAACCAAGTGTACGCGAACGAGTACAAAGGGGCATATGTGCCGCTGTGCTACAAGACCTCCCCGACCAGCGCCTGGCGCGTAGACTGGATTCGCAATGACGGGTTTCGGGCGATTCTGGATGTGGAGAGTCTGCGGAGCAGTGAGGAGCCCCGGTATTACGGGATTCCGAGGAAACTGATGTGCCCGGCGGACAAAATCAGCAAGAATCTGGCCAATGTGAGCAGTCAGGGAGTTTTAACCAGTTATGCGATGAATTCGACCGAATGGGGCGGCTTTGACTACATCAACAATCCGTCGTACAACTTGTATATAGGCCACACCATCCGGACGATGACCCTGCCGGCGGAACGGCTGGCATTCATTGACGGGATTGACTGGTGGACCCACTGGTATTCCGCAGATCCTGCCAGAGGGTGGAACCTGGCCGGTCAATTGTCCATTGATGAATACAAGAGCCAGTACAATCTGCATGGTCCGGTGATTTACCGTCACAGCGAAGGGGCCAATGTCGCTTTTTATGACGGCCATGTAGAGTCCTTCCGCAAAGAAGATTTGTTTGTCCGGGAAGATTATGAGAAAAAGCCCCAGCGGCCGGGAATGTGGGTGATGAACCTGCCGTTGTTTTATGAACGCAATCCCGGGTCAAAGTGA
- a CDS encoding PEP-CTERM sorting domain-containing protein (PEP-CTERM proteins occur, often in large numbers, in the proteomes of bacteria that also encode an exosortase, a predicted intramembrane cysteine proteinase. The presence of a PEP-CTERM domain at a protein's C-terminus predicts cleavage within the sorting domain, followed by covalent anchoring to some some component of the (usually Gram-negative) cell surface. Many PEP-CTERM proteins exhibit an unusual sequence composition that includes large numbers of potential glycosylation sites. Expression of one such protein has been shown restore the ability of a bacterium to form floc, a type of biofilm.), with translation MNKWIGLALAGLLLVSIQAPALVIGNWESMPNSGDGWIDWGQGQVPIETLPAKYSASTIGATLGSQSLRVDQSGWAQALSIKLNAAQRAAFMSSSTFSIDMTVRANDGTISGGYTQIYMVYMNAQGAGWQSVTGTTPLNFYWWPGSPQRTQTLSVDYSAYRAQVTPNPGWVEIILALNTGGGAPTDMYFDNAQLTGVPEPATLALLATGALLSIRKQK, from the coding sequence ATGAACAAGTGGATTGGATTGGCGCTGGCAGGCCTTTTGCTGGTGAGTATACAGGCCCCGGCCCTGGTCATCGGCAACTGGGAATCGATGCCCAACAGCGGGGACGGCTGGATTGACTGGGGACAGGGACAGGTTCCGATTGAAACGCTGCCGGCCAAATACAGCGCCAGCACCATCGGTGCAACGCTGGGCAGCCAGAGTCTCCGCGTGGACCAGTCGGGCTGGGCGCAGGCCCTTTCGATCAAACTGAACGCGGCCCAGCGTGCGGCGTTTATGAGCAGCTCGACATTCTCAATTGATATGACGGTGCGGGCCAATGACGGAACCATCTCGGGCGGATACACCCAGATTTATATGGTGTATATGAATGCCCAGGGTGCCGGGTGGCAGTCGGTAACCGGGACCACACCGCTGAATTTCTACTGGTGGCCCGGCTCCCCGCAGCGGACCCAGACGCTCAGCGTGGACTACAGTGCGTATCGGGCTCAGGTTACGCCGAATCCCGGATGGGTTGAAATCATTCTGGCCCTGAATACCGGCGGCGGCGCTCCGACGGATATGTATTTTGACAACGCTCAGCTGACCGGCGTTCCGGAACCGGCTACGCTGGCCCTGCTGGCAACGGGTGCCCTGCTGAGCATTCGGAAGCAGAAATAA
- a CDS encoding LamG domain-containing protein has product MSNRMKTVTAFCAVWLMLAAAPTYAVVIGDWEGTPDGWIDWGNKESVDSANNMPSKYQYATIGATRGSQSLKVIQSGWGQSLSIQLNAEQRAAFMAGEKFSIDMTVAANDGSITGGYTQIHTVYMNAPGPGFTAVVTDAPLNFYWWSGSPQRTQTLVVDYKAFRDQITSPDYIEIVLALNTGGGAPPEMYFDNAQIILPQTYEELVRQDNPVLYLKFDKIPLADSSPNNYWVQQRPGASLAANIGMGNAIYLNGTSSGCVAASKINNPSWGGTYGDQYSFAPDDITFEFWAKIEMMEQYGMFFQQIGPYTREDFAPGFGQAGPAANTLGNLRILNGTTDANDLDFWYPGTATPSDGGWHHYVVTYDEGYGGNPDQMQIQLFLDGQLVGSTVVGRTGLPARLGPEQDHLVIGGENNRGYIYNVFKGWMDEFAIYAGVLSSERVAAHYAQGRLEIEPQNCEQVFQRGQGLAGDFNRDCMIDLNDFVYIAQSWLVCNDPQLFGSDPLCEPTW; this is encoded by the coding sequence ATGAGCAATCGAATGAAGACAGTTACGGCTTTTTGTGCGGTCTGGCTGATGCTGGCGGCCGCACCGACTTATGCGGTGGTAATCGGAGACTGGGAAGGAACACCGGACGGATGGATTGACTGGGGAAATAAGGAATCGGTCGATTCGGCCAACAATATGCCGTCGAAATATCAGTATGCAACGATTGGAGCCACCCGCGGCAGTCAAAGCTTGAAAGTGATACAGTCGGGGTGGGGGCAGAGTCTGTCGATTCAGCTGAACGCCGAGCAGCGTGCTGCGTTTATGGCGGGTGAGAAATTTTCGATTGATATGACGGTGGCGGCCAATGACGGAAGCATCACGGGCGGTTATACGCAGATTCACACCGTTTATATGAATGCACCGGGACCCGGCTTTACAGCCGTGGTGACGGACGCCCCGCTGAACTTTTACTGGTGGTCTGGCTCGCCGCAGCGGACCCAGACGCTTGTGGTGGATTATAAGGCGTTTCGAGACCAGATTACCAGCCCGGACTATATTGAGATTGTTTTGGCCCTGAATACGGGCGGCGGCGCCCCGCCGGAGATGTATTTTGACAATGCCCAGATTATTCTTCCGCAGACATATGAAGAACTGGTTCGGCAGGACAATCCGGTGCTGTATCTGAAGTTTGATAAAATCCCGCTGGCGGATTCGTCGCCGAACAACTACTGGGTGCAGCAGCGTCCCGGGGCAAGTCTGGCTGCCAACATCGGCATGGGGAATGCCATTTATCTGAACGGCACCTCCAGCGGCTGTGTGGCCGCCTCCAAAATCAATAATCCGAGCTGGGGCGGAACCTACGGGGACCAGTACTCTTTTGCCCCGGATGACATTACATTTGAGTTCTGGGCCAAGATTGAAATGATGGAACAGTACGGGATGTTCTTCCAGCAGATCGGCCCTTACACCCGAGAAGATTTTGCTCCGGGCTTTGGACAGGCGGGACCGGCCGCAAATACGCTGGGCAATCTTCGAATTCTGAATGGTACAACGGATGCCAACGATCTGGATTTCTGGTATCCGGGGACGGCGACCCCCTCTGACGGCGGATGGCACCATTATGTGGTGACTTACGACGAAGGGTACGGCGGCAATCCGGACCAGATGCAGATTCAGCTGTTCCTGGACGGGCAATTGGTCGGCTCCACGGTGGTTGGACGGACGGGTCTGCCGGCCCGGCTGGGACCGGAACAGGACCATTTGGTCATCGGCGGAGAAAACAACCGGGGATACATCTACAACGTTTTCAAGGGGTGGATGGATGAGTTTGCCATCTATGCCGGTGTGCTCAGTTCAGAGCGCGTAGCGGCTCACTATGCCCAGGGTCGGCTGGAAATCGAGCCGCAGAACTGCGAGCAGGTCTTCCAGCGGGGTCAGGGATTGGCGGGCGACTTCAACCGCGACTGTATGATTGACCTGAATGACTTTGTGTATATTGCTCAGTCGTGGCTGGTGTGCAATGACCCGCAGCTGTTCGGGTCGGACCCGCTCTGTGAGCCGACGTGGTAA